In Pseudomonas lutea, the genomic stretch TGACAATCATGCAGGACGCGCCATCGGTAATTTGTGACGAGGTACCGGCCGTGACCGTGCCGCCTTTGGGGTTGAACGCAGGCTTGAGCGCAGCCAGGCTTTCCAGAGTAGTCTCCGGACGAATGGTCTCGTCGAAGTCGTACATCTTCAGGAAGCCGTTCTCGTCATAACCCTGCATCGGGATGATTTCGTCCTTGAACTTCCCTTCCAGCGTGGCCTTGTGTGCCAGTGCGTGGGAGCGCACGCCAAAAGCATCCTGAGCTTCGCGGGTGATGCCGTGCATCTTGCCCAGCATTTCGGCGGTGAGGCCCATCATGCCGGAGGCCTTGGCCGCGTACAGAGACATGTGCGGGTTGGGGTCCACACCGTGCATCATGCCGACATGGCCCATGTGCTCGACACCGCCGATGACGAAGACGTCACCGTTGTTGCTCATGATCGCCTGGGCCGCGGTGTGCAGCGCGCTCATGGAGGACCCGCACAGGCGGCTCACGGTTTGCGCAGCAGACGTGTGCGGGATCTGTGTCATCAGCGACGCCATGCGCGCAATGTTCCAGCCCTGCTCCAGGGTCTGGTTGACGCAGCCCCAGATCACGTCCTCGACTTCCGCCGGGTCGACCTTGTTGTTGCGCTCAAGCAGTTTGCTGATCAGATGCGCCGACATGTCTTCGGCGCGGGTGTTGCGGTGCATGCCACCCTTGGAGCGGCCCATGGGTGTGCGACCGAAGTCGACAATCACCACATCTCTCGGATTCAAGCTCATATCTTCACCTGTTCGTTGGGCACTTAGCCGAAGAAGCGCTGGCCGGTTTTGGCCATTTCACGCAGCTTCGCAGTGGGGTGGTACAAAGCGCCCAGATCAGCGTACTGGTCAGCCAGGGCAACGAATTCAGCGACACCGATCGAATCGATGTAACGCAGCGCACCGCCCCGGAACGGAGGGAACCCGATGCC encodes the following:
- the fadA gene encoding acetyl-CoA C-acyltransferase FadA, producing the protein MSLNPRDVVIVDFGRTPMGRSKGGMHRNTRAEDMSAHLISKLLERNNKVDPAEVEDVIWGCVNQTLEQGWNIARMASLMTQIPHTSAAQTVSRLCGSSMSALHTAAQAIMSNNGDVFVIGGVEHMGHVGMMHGVDPNPHMSLYAAKASGMMGLTAEMLGKMHGITREAQDAFGVRSHALAHKATLEGKFKDEIIPMQGYDENGFLKMYDFDETIRPETTLESLAALKPAFNPKGGTVTAGTSSQITDGASCMIVMSGQRAMDLGIQPLAVIRSMAVAGVDPAIMGYGPVPATQKALKRAGLSIADIDYFELNEAFAAQALPVLKDLKVLDKMGEKVNLHGGAIALGHPFGCSGARISGTLLNVMKQQGGTLGVATMCIGLGQGITTVFERV